The nucleotide sequence TGTCCTCTCTACTTCAACTAGTTgtagtttttataattattcattcaatgatttttcatttgCTCAAACCATCATCATAGGAATTGGATCATTTGTATTCTGTGTATTTCAATTTGAAGAAGTTGATGATtctgtttttatcaaattcatttaCCTCCCCTTCATATTTATAGAGTATTAGAACATCTGATTTCAGAGAGTAGTGGTGATCCAAACACACCTTGGCTGGAAAAAAGGTTTTAGAAAgtcgtttttttgtttttccccGTCTGCTTTCTTTTTTGTCCAATTACTCTCTCTAAGAACATTTTCATGAGCAATTGACTTGATTGACTTCTTCTTTCCACATTAACAACGAATAATTCCTTTTAAATACAgccaaggaaaaatttttttcgatttttgtacAAACCGTCTATCATTAATGGGATGATAATGACACCAATACCAAGACGTGATTTTACTTCAACGGAGTACGGCAGGAATTTGAAACTTTCGAAACACACCTTTACAACATTTGATATTCATTTGCTCGTAAGTATAGAGATAAGGGTCAAAATTGTCAAACCAAGTTAAGGCTCGATTCTTGTTTACTGAAAGGTTATCCccataaaataatttcactcATCTTCTTTCCTTGGAGTGTTGTTTCTactttaaaattgataaaaagttGTGATTGTAAGTGAGAAGTTTGGGAATATTTTTGTCATacaattgattttcatttttacaagGCTAAGatgttaaatttgttaaaaattaaataattaaagaaatatttcaaatatacacGGGGTCGGTAAGTTATGTAATTTTGGAGGAGAATTTTGTCAGGAAGAGCTAGTAAACAGCAACAGTTTTGTGGTAGCTGCAATGaaatattgttgatatttatCTCTTAAAATAAGACCAGCGCTTTGTCTTCATTGTCATTAGATACCCAGTTTACTGAAAAATCCTCAAAATCTTactcttttatttttcaatatttttaatttgtgcaGCACTGATTAGAAAATGGTGAAGCTGAAATTTTGATACCTTTTCTAGCAATATTTTCTCTGTTAAATCCTAAATattgatatagaaaaattgattcatAACCCATTACAACACGAACATTCATCATAACTCGTGGTTAGAATTTCAAATTACAGACTGCCGAAACAGTGGAAGCCATTGTAAGTcaattaatggaaaaacaacGGGTAGCCAGACAAGCAGCTCTAGTCAAACAATTAGAATGTGGGTGTCCGGATTCTACATGCGCCGATGGAAAAAGCTGTTCCCATCCAATGAGGCGGATTACTGCTGCCAAAGAGGTTGTTAATTCGCCTTTACAGAGTTCTAGTTTGAATTCAAGACCACTAAGCAATTcagataataataatcaagtaTCTTCCACTACTGGCTCTGGTTCCATGTTGTTGGGCAACGGTAATTCACCTAGGGTCTATTCAAGAGACTCCAGAAATCAACAAGTTAAGGTAAAACAGCAGGTACATAATACTCCTCCtgatttatatatgttattcaatttattttgttattagtgGAATTTATGAGTTACGTATCAAATTGTTTAATAGATATCTTAATTAACTCTGGATATCTTTTTTCCTCTTTAGGCAGTTCAGAACAACACAAACTGCTCATCTAGTTCAGGAAATACTCCTCCATTAGTACTAAGTCTATCTCAGATCCAAGGAGGCGGTGGTTTACTCATTCTCAACAGTAATTCGGGCAACAACAGTAACAACCATCAAAATCTAGTAAATCCGGTGTCAGTAGCAAACTTCGTTTGTAATTCTAGTCGTGTGATTCCCAAAGAAAGAACTAGTCATCTTGTACTTAAACAAGAAGTTATGGATACGAATCCCTCCTGTCTCCATGCATCTAAGCAGAATTCTAAAGCAGTACAAAGAGAAATGAAAATGGAACTTGGAGAAAATCATAGACAATCAGTTTTTCACGACGgaaatatgtataataatagGTGGGAAATCAGAAGCTaactataatcaaatattatattcacatatttttttctagaaatcCCCATCAACAATCAGAAGTAGTAATGTCAAGTGCTCCATCGACTCCTTCAAAACACATGGATACAACCCAAGAAGACGTTGTAGACGAATACAAACATCAAAATTTCTGTAACGAAACAGTGGTACTACTAGGTACAGATTCTAGTGGTTCTCTTGTTAGTAAAAGTGATGGTTCTTCCATTATAAATGGAGGGTTCTTTAATGAAACTTTAGATCTATCGCAGGTTAGTTAAAAGATAAATCCGTACTTTGAATGTATCTAGtctaatttttgaatcaattgtaTCAAATCTTTTTCTTAACTAGTTTATTACCTTATATCTATTTAAatatagatttttcaaaatttctattataggTTAGGCCATACTATCAATACCTACATCTGTTCCAGGAGGATATTCAAAGAACTCTCTCGGCCAATATGCCATTGTGTTCAACTGAACTAACTAATCAAAACTCTGCTTCCGAGACGAATGGATCTGAACATCATCAAAATAAACCGCAGTCCCAACAACAACCTCTAAGTAATGAAATGAATCCGATGGACTTTATAGACAGTTGTGATGTAGTTGTATCACCGACACATGTTGTTGATGACGACGTATTCGTTAATTTAGATGCTTTTGATATGCTCGGCGAATTTCCAGATTTAGAAAGCTTAGATTCTGGACATGCCGGACTCTTAGGTGAGCCAGTCGACTCAACAAACATTGAGTATATTCTTCTTGACTCACTAAAAGTGAGAACTTTCTACTAATATGAGTATTTAATTCCAGATGTTAATCCGTCCGaaaatagaattaatattaaGGCACAACCTGAACAACAAAACAATCAGTTGGAAGGTTCGGCGAAAATAACCGACTATTCTCCTGAATGGGCTTATCCAGAAGGTGGTGTCAAAGTTTTGGTCACAGGTCCATGGCACTCATCTGGACCATACACTGTACTTTTCGATACATTCCCTGTACCGACCACTTTAGTCCAAAGTGGAGTGTTAAGATGTTATTGTCCAGGTATGTTATTCACTTATGATAAAATGTAGACATGAAAATAtcattaaagagaaaaatgaagcCAAAATATTAACTGATAAGTTTCTCATTGCGAATGATTTCGagctaattgtaaataatatttgtcttttcgatttgtttctttattttttgtatcaaattttaacTTACTACTACTATAATAAagcaattttcaattaatagatgcttttttgttctattaataTACGGATCTCTCCAGAACAGAACAGAATATAATAGAATGATGCGATTTTATGGTTTTTTATGgatcaataattataatacagaaCTACCTAACAGCTTAAGTAGTTGCAATTGAAATTGATGATTGAATTTTCgcattaaatataaaatttaaatttgaaaatatattttcctaaacAACAGTTCACAAACTAAGAATATGTTATTCACCGGTTGACTGTACTCAAACTAATGGTGAgggtaataaatataattgagactcagattattatatttatgttcAAATGAATAGATTCAGATTTCCACCTATCTACgctggaaatattttattagaaattattttccaagACCTACGTGTCATTCCCGAACGATCATACATTATAGTAACAAAAGTTTTGTAAGAAGGCTAactaaatatatacaatatttacaAAGTAATATATGTAGTTTTTAAGGAGAGTGAAAACAGCTTTTATCATTAaacttatttcatatttgaGTACAATACAAGAGAATGTGAAGTATAACAATCTACTACCTACCTAATGGTTATCAAAATATCACTCATTCTAATTAACAATTATGATTTAACATTCGTACTTTCTTTGACATAAgcatttaatatttctgttttgAATGTGTAAATAACATTACTTGATAGAAATCGGAATCAAATAGtgtgatttaaatttttgaacaatttaatTCCATTATGACATATGTGTCAGGACTCCATTTGACagaataaaggaaaataaaatcatgcaataaataaattgataaattatttgtttgtcacgcgattaaaaataattcaattcccAATACAAGCTCATTTACTGTTTGTATTAAACGTCAATGCCATGTGTATTTTCCACACCTAACGACATACGATGTGTAGCAATGAAGTTCCgagaatttatcaaaaaaaaaacaagcaaatAAAGTTTCTAACTAAATTTTGTTATCACCTTCCCAATAATCTCCATTCAACTCTACACAACGATCCAACGTTATTCACAACACTCCAACTTCTGAAATTATCCCGTTTAGAATCACGCTTACTGCACCTGTTAGGCGTGACATCATATTGGGGGGTGAAAAATGTTTCGGGACCAAACTCTTGCACAATCAATGAGGCATTTCAGGATGCTAACACAGAACTCCTCTGTTACTGCTGACAGTGTCCCAATTAATGATCCCCTggttatcgaaaaaaaaaacaattaacattGCTATTGCGACTTAGATGCTTTTATTGGactatgtaaaaaattcacttaTATCATATCTATCGTATCTATGTACATACAACTATTATGAGTTAATTTCACTTCAAACTCTCAATGTATTCTATCTTCCATAAAATAACCACTGATACATCCAAAACCCCAAATAGAGTTAAGGCTATTGTTATCACTTCTCATGAACCTCCTTTGGAATATAAATTATCCGACGTAAGCTCTGTATAGAAATATATGCTATCCTCCAAGCTTTGGTTAAAATTCAATCACCAATCCttcaaaaaactgtaataatgaCAAACTCCTTAAATGCCCTGAGttcattgaaaaatactcatgaAAACAACCCTCTTGAACTACAAAATAAGATGTTTTTTGGCGGTGTCGTTTCACCTAGAAATACTTGGAAACGAAGAGGCTGATAAACATGCAAAAGACGCTGCGATGTACTTACATAATAATGAATAGTGCGGTTCAAAGTGACGTGAAAGCCtacatcaaaatgaaattttcagtgGCCAGCTGAGTGGCAAGgatgatttcaaaaattaggACAAATAAAGGAAAGTGGCTGCGAATATGCAGTCATCGGCCAAAACAAGTCGTAGTAACCCTTCTAAAAATAGAtcacttaaaaaaaaacgtctGAATATTTATCATGTGGAAGTAGCAAACCTATGTGTACAGCTTGTAACCAAGAACTGACTGTAAAACATATACTATTAGAATTTACATTATACACATCGCAGcaatgtaattttcaaaatgatatgaACACCCTACTAGGAAAAAATTGCAACGTGGataataatatgtataaatattcgTTAACTAGCACTCTATTTTATTGTGATCATATTATCAAATCCATCGCTAATAATTAACATGGTTGATgcgaaaatgtaaaaaaagttattgtgaGTAATTTGTGAAATCCTCGTTCTCTGTCAATATTGGTAGTGTACGGCAGCATTTGTTCtcttatttttccatttactGACTTTTTGAGAAATCTTCCCCTAAGCAGCCAATATATAATAACTGAAGATActatttttaagaattatcTAATAATGCTAGTAAAACGGATATATAATTTATCAgcttaaatatatgaaaaaatatatcaaataattaaacCAAAAGCGACATCCCTAACATACTTTTTAATACTGTTGGGAATTATgacgaaagaaaaaattaaaagaattctTTGATGATTGAATAAAGTTCTACCATAGCGACAGGCGTGCAAAGGTCTCCACGTTCACGGAGAGCGAGTCAAGCAGGGAGCGATTTCTAACGAAATGTAATAAGCGGCGCCCTAACTGGAAGATAGAGCACTCGAGAGACATGGCCCGAGAAATCGTGTAGTCTAATAGGCCTTGTAACCTGGTAAATACCAAGAATAAGTACAAAGATACGTATTAAATATACATCGGAAATAAATAATCAGGAATCAGTTTTCTCAGTATTAATATaaccaatgaaaaaaaattagtaactgTAATTAAATCCATTATGCTCTTTTTATATATCAGTATATTATTCGAAGAGCCAGTAATGATGATTATTACTCACTAAAGGATGATTTTTGCACCACTAGCGTAACAAACGGTGTAATATATTCGAATGGTTGATACCATTACTCGCAAATAGAATACTATACTTCATAATCTATcaggaaaaaataatatattataatttttgacatgattattataattactaCTTACTTATGAAATTTACAGGTGGATTTTTTTAACCGTCATATTATAACTTTTACTTCTTGCGGTATTTCTACTTCTAATATTGTTAACTCTTTCTATAATACCGTTAATTACTTCCACAAGTTTTTCCTGGCTCTTTTTTTTACAGCTGTGCATTTAACATtctgttaatttaaaaataaagagttTGATGGGACagagaaaacatttttctacaaatcACCTGACATAATTAACGATATAGATGTCATTGTTGATGTCGTTGTAATCTTTTATATCTTCGTTCGTGCAGCCATTATTAATGCAACCTATGCAAACCACCAATGATATATTGtcaaattccatttttgatGACACACTTTGGTCAGAAGAAATTAATGATCTGGTACTTCTTTGAGAAATTTATTCAGTTCCTACGgtgtaaaagtatttttttggttgatATCCTTCGGGCTGGAGTTTCAGGAACCCTTGAAgcttcatataatttttcagatGGATGTTATGGTGAATATTCAGGGTAATTTTTGGTATTGAGTAGAAAACCTATAGTGAGAAGAACTTGTACGGCTTGTTTAATCCAGAATTTAGTTACTCGTGATATATATTGTGTACTGTTACTCATTTCGACTTCATCAAAAGCAGACGTACCAGTATTCATCTAGACGTAAAGCAAACACAACTCAagataaaaattgtcaaaatgcacaaaatgttatttttttaatttaattttgacgtGATTTTTGACATGACaattgatttatattatttcaccaaattgttattattattcaacTGTCATTACTTGTCAATATTACACTAAAATTGACTTTGATTTGTAGCCATAAATCTTGGCTTCATATATCTAGTATTGAagtattcaattgaattaaaaaccagaatttaataactattatataaattattacatatttagttccataatttacaaaaaatagtagTAGGTAAATATACACGAGGACATATATTTATCATCATATTCTTTCAGCACACGAAGCTGGTTTAGCAACTTTACAAGTAGCATGCGACGGCTATGTGATTTCCAACTCTGTGATATTCGAGTACAAGTTGCCACCGAGGGAAGAACAAGTGGCAGCACCTGAACCAAAAGTAGAAAGATGCAATGATAACTTACTTAAATTCACGCTGCTTCAAAGATTAGAAGCTATGGATGACAGACTACAGATCAAACAAGAACCTGTTGATAATGATGtggtaatttttctaataattttatcacaattATATGTAGTATGAAGGAAAAAGTCTTTAAGcattaatttttatctgtcaTGTTTGATATAATCAAAGAAATATGAAGGATGTTCTCAATATAGATATCCACTTCCATTATACCTCTTCATAACATTATATCGTCAGCATTGCGGTCAGCATAGATTAAATTATGTGTGAAATCATCCAACTTTTTAACAACAAAAGCAATGTCAGACTGTAAAATATTTGTGGTTCACATAAATAGAGTTTTTTCATTCGCTCCAGGTAGAAACAATCTTATTTCTTGCTCTAACGCACTTTTCCCATCATTTTTTGTAGGTCGAGGATACAGCTCTTTTTGGACAACCAAATTTTGAAGATAGGCTGGTTACCTTTTGCCAAAATATGACGTCGAGAATATGGAGACACGGTGAAGAACTTAGTGTCTCATGGTTTGCCAGCCACAGAGGGATGACGTTGTTACATCTCGCAGCTTCCTTAGGTTATTCTCGTTTAGTATGCGCCATGCTACACTGGCGAGCCGAAAATTCGTCTTTGCTACTAGAAACTGAAGTCGATGCACTTAGTCAAGATGAAGATGGATTTACGCCATTGGTAAAGTAGCATTGTTTTCGCTATGAACGTTAAAACTTCTATATTTTATTGGATatcaaacataaaataatttttacagaTGTGGGCGTGTGCTAGAGGTCATATTGAAACAGCAGTAATGCTATATAAATGGAATCATAATGCTCTTTATATGAAAAACACCTCAAATCAAACCGCTCTTGAATGCGCTCGAGCTATTAACCATATGGATCTTgttaaagaaatagaaaaattagagCTGAGAAGAGATAAAGCTAATTTAATGCTACAGTCTAATCAATCCTCCACTGATGTGATGTCACCTACAGTAATATCGCCGGCTAGTTCAATTGGATCTCTAATTTCTATCGCTTCAACTAACAAATCTCATGATGGCGTTTTTTTAAGACCTGGGGCAGTCACAAGGTAAGTCAGTACTGtaataatacaattaatattgttcataaatctttaaaatgttttagaaaTTAAGCTTAGGAAACCTGGTATTGTAATGTAATATacttcatttcaaaaattatataaattgataataaaaatgtataatttggtATTGCGGGTTgcggactcaaaataaaactgtccaagagtGTTTCTAAAATGCtaacgtttcgatcttttatttgatctttatcaaggctaaaaatatatcgtacattataactcaaacgttgatgaagataaacaagtaaacaaaaaattgtgaaattagaattaaaacaataatcagatagtgtaagaatataaatatctatacatgtgtatataaatgaataggACTAACTGTATGTAAGACAAACTATATAACATGAACAAATAAGAACATTGTTGTCTAAACACTTAAGAACAATATAAAAGTCATTTAAAGAAActaatacatacatatataagTAAATTACTGAAAGTTTAAAGCCACTACCCTTTCTAATTAAtttccttaaaatttatgttgatgaTTCCACTTTAGCCATTCCAATACAATCTATCCCTTTTTCGGACACATTAGTAATTAGGCGACCGAAtagtaaattattaacaaattggTTTTCCTTGGAGACATAAATTGGATTGTTTTGAGTTCTCAACCCGCAACACAATACGGAATAAAAGTGAATAACAACAACTAACACAATATGGACTATTTGCAGACTAATTTTACATGTGTTATTTCAGTTCACGTGCCTGtcctatattttttattggtagTAATATCTAAAAAAACAATTGTCATAAATGGATTATTGTCACTTTCTTTCGTTCAGTAAagtgtaattaattttttaacaagcCAATGACCTATCCTCGAAATTTAATCGACAAATGTGAGGCAATTTTTAATCAATGACATCTCATTGATAGACATTATTAGACCccttttcctaatttttttttggaactgGCAGCGTACATAACCACTACAGCATTGGAAAGTGTAAATTTGATGTGAATCCATCGAATAGAGCAGAAGTGGCTGGCGAATGCAATGTCAGTCAAAATAGAGTTataaagatatttcaaataagtaaatttattctatacgaaatacaaataattcacgaatttttaacaatatcctacgtatttgaaaaatatttgcctTAGTAATGACGCTACATTTAATGACCACGTTCACCGTCAAAATGTTAGGTACTGGTCCGAAAAAAATCCCAGCTTATTTCCCGAATTCCTGAAGGCCATACTCAATTTCTCAAGAAGATAAATGTATGGACGGATATATTAGGTATTATTTTATAGGACCAATATTTATCAACCAAAATTAAATGACGATAAATATCTCAATATACTGCAGACTGAAGCTGCGATAACTAAAATATGAATCAAGATTTATCTTCATCTCATTATGTTTTCCGTACGTACGTAATTATTTAAACACCGTTTTTCCGAACGATGGATTGGATGACGTAAGTCCATAAAACGCTCAGGTAGATCGCCGGATTTTACCCATTAGAATTTTTCTATGGGGTTACCTTGAACCGcatgttaaattaaaaacaaaaacttttggCAACTTGTGGtaaacaataacataaaaacaacATTATCGCTAGAGGAATATTACAGAATGTTAGAAAAGAACCACAAAATACATTATACTACTACCAAGAGATTAATGGTAAACAATTTGAACATCTTTCAAACaacaatgtttatttttattattttaacctaTTAATGTGACAGCTGGAAATGTAATAGGTTTGTATCACTTTAATCCCTATTTCGGAATTTTAGTAATAGTAAAAACTATTATTGTAATATATTCTCACATCCATCCATTATTTCATGTAGTCGTGCATCTTTAAATattgttccaaaaatttatatacaccAAAGTTAGTCGAAAGACATTACATCTGATATATTGATGTTTAGACTGTGATTTTAAAGTTATAGTTTCCTGTGTAGCATATATATTTCTAGGCATTGCTGTGTTTTCAGGAGCGAAATGAACAAGTTCAAGATTTTAAACGTTGACTTAGACTCTGATGTCAACAGTAAACTTATCACTTCAGCTCCAAGTCCCATGCTTTCGGATTTTTCCTCCAGTAGTAGGGGTTGCAATGGTCAAAAGTTGATCAAAAGACCGTCGATCGATAGTGGAATTAACATGAGCTGTGGCCCGGCATCGGAAAATTATAGACCTAAGAGTACCAAAATGTGGAATCCACGTGACACGCCAAAACTATCTAAGTAAGTAGAACATattaaaatagttataaaaaattatattacattattaaCCTATATATGAAGATGATGAATACTAATGCCGTTATTTGGAAcaacaaattcttttttcaagatgTAATATCTTTATCAATATTACTATATAACAACTGAATGTAGCAATAccgaaaactaaaaataattattatgaaatccATTCAATACGCTTCAGTTAAATTTTTGTGTTGAAATTTACTTTGGCTTATTTCAACTGAAGTTTTGCAGCATATAAATTACTTAAGGCTCTTAACAAACcattaatttgaatgtttttaggTTCGATCGAAGTATGTCTTTACCTCTTCAGACCTCTTGCCTTAAAGATAACTCATTTGATAATGAAAGCTTGGATTCTCACAAAAAGATGGATTTTGTGTTATGTAAGTATATACTTATTTGCTAGATATAAAAGTTTGAATTTGTATGGGTAAGTAAcgacatttgaaataaaatgcaTGAAAAAGTGAACCACACTGAATTTATTGGCAGATATTGGGCCAAACTAGTTGGCAGTACATGTCGATAACGGTAATTAATTCTAGATTGTAACCATAAATTCAGTTTGTTATTCAATTTTGCTTTTGAAATGctgtatttattttagttttaaattgaGTTTACGAGTTGAAAAAAGtctttgtatttttagaaaataatataagtcATGATTAGACTAAAATACATTCTGGGTAATTATTTTgctagaaacatttttatttgtaacatATCCTTAGTGAcgattattaaacaaaattcaagttgattgatttaaaaaaatttcccaaACTCTCCACATGTGACCTTTGAAACTttgagaaaatatcaataataacagtaatttaaataaaaagcaattgaTATTCCGTAAACTTTGTaatcaaagttttttattagaaaaatgtaaattaaaacaataaaaaatcacaCAAAAATCTTTATTTCATTGATTGTCATATaataaagaagaattttttaatatagcTTATGGAAACAATATTTACCAGAATTACCTCAATaattaatatctataaaatatgTAGTTGATAGTGTTTTATTGGGGAGAGAAAAGAAACAACGTTGTTGCTCGTTTAGGGTTTATAAAAAACtactttatttacaaaatttgcgTGAAACAATAGTGTAAATATTTATCCGAACa is from Diorhabda carinulata isolate Delta chromosome 1, icDioCari1.1, whole genome shotgun sequence and encodes:
- the LOC130901333 gene encoding calmodulin-binding transcription activator 2-like isoform X3; the encoded protein is MASSALYCINIQENPNDALPSEVSTITNKDKQMHHGNNPKIIRTLTPTPFNENQTTSTRPELNRNNFILLRNGKSTDSGHILLRTDALTPTKNNLILEDSESGKIGQILIQQSEIKKGVLVQSVKRLSSPIFLLSGGDNSNGHILIQTTAPTEDVRHQPTVEIEDGSDNILVQALEGIQDGDTSSSRGLSTPIGSDGEPIKLPENLESLPRSDHFPTQRHRWNTNEEIAAILISFDRHSEWQSKEVKIRPKSGSMLLYSRKKVRYRRDGYCWKKRKDGKTTREDHMKLKVQGTECIYGCYVHSAILPTFHRRCYWLLQNPDIVLVHYLNVPYPDDNKLAVITPSLALWADKKEWTKEELVSQLKPMFFSEDEPDINNELEISTAETVEAIVSQLMEKQRVARQAALVKQLECGCPDSTCADGKSCSHPMRRITAAKEVVNSPLQSSSLNSRPLSNSDNNNQVSSTTGSGSMLLGNGNSPRVYSRDSRNQQVKVKQQAVQNNTNCSSSSGNTPPLVLSLSQIQGGGGLLILNSNSGNNSNNHQNLVNPVSVANFVCNSSRVIPKERTSHLVLKQEVMDTNPSCLHASKQNSKAVQREMKMELGENHRQSVFHDGNMYNNRNPHQQSEVVMSSAPSTPSKHMDTTQEDVVDEYKHQNFCNETVVLLGTDSSGSLVSKSDGSSIINGGFFNETLDLSQVRPYYQYLHLFQEDIQRTLSANMPLCSTELTNQNSASETNGSEHHQNKPQSQQQPLSNEMNPMDFIDSCDVVVSPTHVVDDDVFVNLDAFDMLGEFPDLESLDSGHAGLLDVNPSENRINIKAQPEQQNNQLEGSAKITDYSPEWAYPEGGVKVLVTGPWHSSGPYTVLFDTFPVPTTLVQSGVLRCYCPAHEAGLATLQVACDGYVISNSVIFEYKLPPREEQVAAPEPKVERCNDNLLKFTLLQRLEAMDDRLQIKQEPVDNDVVEDTALFGQPNFEDRLVTFCQNMTSRIWRHGEELSVSWFASHRGMTLLHLAASLGYSRLVCAMLHWRAENSSLLLETEVDALSQDEDGFTPLMWACARGHIETAVMLYKWNHNALYMKNTSNQTALECARAINHMDLVKEIEKLELRRDKANLMLQSNQSSTDVMSPTVISPASSIGSLISIASTNKSHDGVFLRPGAVTRSEMNKFKILNVDLDSDVNSKLITSAPSPMLSDFSSSSRGCNGQKLIKRPSIDSGINMSCGPASENYRPKSTKMWNPRDTPKLSKFDRSMSLPLQTSCLKDNSFDNESLDSHKKMDFVLCEIGSGPRSSSPLIDVEGVSDDENELPNSTVGEQDARVLTLAEQIIAAMPERIKNESEEMMMDKSSCASDSLQTSDTLSDVFMEPLLDQSSSSFESTEFNFEFSDNNYRYYDVSTPCSSLSPASSSCLQSPCSFTLDSPSPPPTTADFCEFFQASGTVFEKDFSNLTLSDREQRELYEAAKIIQKAYRSYKGRQQQEQNKERQAAVVIQNYYRRYKQYAYYKQMTHAAMVIQNGYRSYCEHKRFKKSQEAAVCIQNYYRNYKEQGGRNSREGTPATAGLKRTYSQRRQHQAARKIQQFMRQSKNKLQRERAEREKREDPSVDVHQKSQCPGGSSSYIGPNSRLNNTDFKEDSRKGNDKK
- the LOC130901333 gene encoding calmodulin-binding transcription activator 2-like isoform X11 — encoded protein: MASSALYCINIQENPNDALPSEVSTITNKDKQMHHGNNPKIIRTLTPTPFNENQTTSTRPELNRNNFILLRNGKSTDSGHILLRTDALTPTKNNLILEDSESGKIGQILIQQSEIKKGVLVQSVKRLSSPIFLLSGGDNSNGHILIQTTAPTEDVRHQPTVEIEDGSDNILVQALEGIQDGDTSSSRGLSTPIGSDGEPIKLPENLESLPRSDHFPTQRHRWNTNEEIAAILISFDRHSEWQSKEVKIRPKSGSMLLYSRKKVRYRRDGYCWKKRKDGKTTREDHMKLKVQGTECIYGCYVHSAILPTFHRRCYWLLQNPDIVLVHYLNVPYPDDNKLAVITPSLALWADKKEWTKEELVSQLKPMFFSEDEPDINNELEISTAETVEAIVSQLMEKQRVARQAALVKQLECGCPDSTCADGKSCSHPMRRITAAKEVVNSPLQSSSLNSRPLSNSDNNNQVSSTTGSGSMLLGNGNSPRVYSRDSRNQQVKVKQQAVQNNTNCSSSSGNTPPLVLSLSQIQGGGGLLILNSNSGNNSNNHQNLVNPVSVANFVCNSSRVIPKERTSHLVLKQEVMDTNPSCLHASKQNSKAVQREMKMELGENHRQSVFHDGNMYNNRNPHQQSEVVMSSAPSTPSKHMDTTQEDVVDEYKHQNFCNETVVLLGTDSSGSLVSKSDGSSIINGGFFNETLDLSQEDIQRTLSANMPLCSTELTNQNSASETNGSEHHQNKPQSQQQPLSNEMNPMDFIDSCDVVVSPTHVVDDDVFVNLDAFDMLGEFPDLESLDSGHAGLLDVNPSENRINIKAQPEQQNNQLEGSAKITDYSPEWAYPEGGVKVLVTGPWHSSGPYTVLFDTFPVPTTLVQSGVLRCYCPAHEAGLATLQVACDGYVISNSVIFEYKLPPREEQVAAPEPKVERCNDNLLKFTLLQRLEAMDDRLQIKQEPVDNDVVEDTALFGQPNFEDRLVTFCQNMTSRIWRHGEELSVSWFASHRGMTLLHLAASLGYSRLVCAMLHWRAENSSLLLETEVDALSQDEDGFTPLMWACARGHIETAVMLYKWNHNALYMKNTSNQTALECARAINHMDLVKEIEKLELRRDKANLMLQSNQSSTDVMSPTVISPASSIGSLISIASTNKSHDGVFLRPGAVTRSEMNKFKILNVDLDSDVNSKLITSAPSPMLSDFSSSSRGCNGQKLIKRPSIDSGINMSCGPASENYRPKSTKMWNPRDTPKLSKFDRSMSLPLQTSCLKDNSFDNESLDSHKKMDFVLWEQDARVLTLAEQIIAAMPERIKNESEEMMMDKSSCASDSLQTSDTLSDVFMEPLLDQSSSSFESTEFNFEFSDNNYRYYDVSTPCSSLSPASSSCLQSPCSFTLDSPSPPPTTADFCEFFQASGTVFEKDFSNLTLSDREQRELYEAAKIIQKAYRSYKGRQQQEQNKERQAAVVIQNYYRRYKQYAYYKQMTHAAMVIQNGYRSYCEHKRFKKSQEAAVCIQNYYRNYKEQGGRNSREGTPATAGLKRTYSQRRQHQAARKIQQFMRQSKNKLQRERAEREKREDPSVDVHQKSQCPGGSSSYIGPNSRLNNTDFKEDSRKGNDKK